Genomic DNA from Pistricoccus aurantiacus:
CTTTGCCGGCCTGGAAAAGGTCATCCGCGATCGCTCGGAAAAAGGCGGCATCGGTTTTAGCGCCACGGTGAAAAGCAAGGATACAAGCAAGGGTATCGGCGACATCCTGACCGGCGTCGAACCGGAAGATCTGGTCAAGTTCGGATTGATTCCCGAGTTCGTCGGCCGCCTGCCGGTCATCGCCACCCTGACGGAGCTGACCGAGGATGCGCTGGTCCAGATCCTTACCCAGCCGAAGAACTCGCTGATCAAGCAATACGCCAAACTGTTCGAGATGGAAGGCGTCGAGCTCGATTTCCGCGAGGATGCCCTGCGCGCCGTGGCGACCAGGGCGATGACGCGCAAGACGGGCGCCCGCGGCCTGCGCTCGATTCTCGAGTCCGTGCTGCTGGACACCATGTACGAAATTCCTTCCCTAGAAGGTGTGTCGAAAGTGGTTATCGATGAATCCGTCATTGCCGGCGAAAGCGAACCGCTGTTGATCTATTCCCATCAGGAAAACAGCAAGGTCGCCAACAAGAGCGGTTGATGGCACCCGCAGTATAAAAAGGGGCCGCGCCTGCGGCCCTTTTTTCATGGCACGATTGGTTCATGACATGAATAGTCATATCCTGGGTAAGCGCTTGGAATGCACCGCCTGTGCCCCCATCACATGACCAATCCCTGATTGTGAGGAATCTCTGCGATGCAGCAGAAAGCTGAACAGACCTTTAGTCTGCCTTTATTGCCGCTGCGCGATGTCGTGGTATATCCACAGATGGTCATTCCTTTGTTCGTGGGGCGCGAGAAATCGATTCAAGCCCTCGATGCCGCCATGAATACGGACAAGCGCGTGCTGCTGGTGGCCCAGCGTGAGGCAGGCCACGATGATCCCGAAGGTATCGATCTGTTTTCCGTAGGTACCGTCGCGGAAATCATGCAACTGCTCAAGCTGCCGGACGGTACCGTCAAGGTCTTGATCGAAGGCGCCGCGCGAGTCGACGTCGGTTCGATCAAGATGGCCGAAGCGGGCTACAGCCTTGCCGAGGTAGTGCTGCGAAACAGTGAGCCTCTGTCCGAGCGCGAACAGGAATCCCTGGTGCGTGTCCTGCTCAATCAGTTCGAGCAGTACGTCAAGCTATCCAAGAAAGTCCCCAACGAGGTGCTCAATTCTCTTTCCGGTATCGAGGATCCCAGCCGTCTGGTGGATACCATCTGTGCGCACTTGTCCCTCAAGATCGACGATAAGCAGCAGTTGCTGGAAATGGATCGCGTGCGGGATCGCATCGAGCATCTGATGGCCCTGATCGAGTCCGAAATCGACCTTCTGCAGGTGGAAAAGCGGATTCGCGTACGGGTCAAGGAACAGATGGAGAAGTCCCAGCGCGAGTATTATCTCAACGAACAGATGAAAGCCATCCAGAAGGAAATGGGTGAGCTCGACGACGTTCCCAACGAGGCGGAGAAGTACGAGCAGGCGATCAAGGCCGCCGGCATGCCCAAGGAGGCGCAGGACAAGGCCAACCAGGAGCTGGCCAAGCTCAAGATGATGGCGCCGAGTTCCGCGGAAGCCACCGTCGTGCGCTCCTATCTGGATTGGCTGGTGGCGGTACCTTGGAAAAAACGCACCCGGGTCAAGCATGATCTGGCGCGTGCCGCTGAGGTGCTGGACGAGGATCACTATGGCCTGGAAGAAGTCAAGGAGCGTATTCTCGAGTATCTGGCGGTCCAGAAGCGGGTCAAGAAACTCAAGGGGCCGGTACTTTGTCTGGTGGGGCCGCCCGGGGTCGGCAAGACTTCCCTGGGTCAGTCGATCGCTCGTGCGACCAATCGCAAGTACGTGCGTCTGGCTCTTGGCGGAGTACGAGATGAATCCGAGATTCGCGGGCACCGACGTACCTATATCGGCTCGCTGCCGGGCAAGATGGTGCAGCGGATGAGCAAGGCGGGGGTAAAGAACCCGCTGTTCCTGCTGGATGAAGTCGACAAGATCGGTATGGATCATCGTGGTGATCCGGCATCGGCACTGCTGGAAGTGCTCGACCCGGAGCAGAACGACAAGTTCAGCGATCATTATCTCGAGCTGGACTATGATCTGTCCGAAACCATGTTCATCTGTACCGCCAACTCGATGAATATTCCTGGCCCCTTGCTGGATCGTATGGAGATCATTCGTCTGCCGGGCTACACGGAAGATGAAAAACTGGCGATCGCCAAGCGGTATCTGGTGCCCAAGCAACTCAAGGCCAATGGCCTCAAGGATGACGAGCTCACGTTCAGCGACGCTTCGCTGCTGGAATTGATCCGATACTACAGCCGGGAAGCCGGGGTGCGTGAGCTGGAACGTCAGATCGCCAAGGTCTGCCGCAAGGTATTGCGCAAACGCCTGGAAATTCAGGGCAAGGAAGGCGCGCAGGCGCCTCAGACCCTAGCGGCGGAAGATATCGAAACCCATGCCGGTGTGCGGCGTTACAGCTATGGGCTGGCGGATCGGGAAAACCAGGTGGGCCGCGTGACCGGGCTTGCCTGGACTTCCGTGGGCGGGGAACTGCTCAATATCGAGTCCGTGGTCACGCCGGGCAAAGGGCGTATCAACAAGACCGGCTCCCTTGGCGACGTGATGAAAGAATCCGTCAGCGCCGCTCACACCGTGGTACGCGCGCGGGCGCTATCTCTGGGTATTGATCCGGAGCGCTTCGAGAAGGAAGATCTGCATATTCACGTGCCGGAAGGGGCGACCCCCAAGGATGGCCCCAGTGCCGGCATCGCCATGGTGACGGCGATGGTCTCCGCCTATACGGGGCGCCCGGTGCGCTGCGACGTTGCCATGACCGGCGAAGTCAATCTGCGTGGTGAGGTCATGCCTATCGGCGGGCTGAAGGAGAAATTGCTGGCAGCCAGGCGGGGTGGTATAAAGACGGTCCTCATTCCCGAGGAGAATCGTCGCGACCTCAAGGAAGTGCCGGATAACATCAAGGATGCGCTGGAGATCAAGCCAATGGCTTGGATAGACGAAGTGCTCGATGCTATTTTAGTCACGAACACCGATGCGCAAACTGACGAAAAGCGATCCGAAGACACCGCTCCAGTACAAACAATGGTCAGTACGCATTGACTACAATAGAGAATCATGCCAAGGGTGAAACCTTGGCATGCCGGGGTTTTCGGCAGGTATTAGCTTGACAGTACTTTTGCTTGATTGCTATAAAAGGCACACTGATACAATCGCATAAGACGTTAATAAGTCGTTGTCGATTTTCAGTCATTTTCGTTATATTTAAGGGGTGAAGAGTGAACAAATCCGAGCTGATCGAAGCTATCGCCGCATCCGCGGACATTCCCAAGGCCGCCGCCAGCCGTGCTCTCGACGCCATGGTAGATAGCGTTACCGAAACCCTCAAAAAGGGCGACAGTGTCTCACTGGTGGGGTTTGGTACTTTTTCCGTCAAAGAGCGTGCCGCGCGTACCGGTCGTAACCCTCAGACCGGTAAGCCGATCCAGATCAGTGCCGCCAAGGTACCCAGCTTCAAGGCGGGTAAAGCGCTCAAGGACTCGGTCAACTAAGCGAGTCGCTCGAGCGAATCGGCTACGTGGATCAACGACACGTAAGCCAAGTAGATCGAGGGTATCGAGGACGGTATCGGTGAGTGTCATTGATTCACTTTATCGCCGTTGCATC
This window encodes:
- the lon gene encoding endopeptidase La; protein product: MQQKAEQTFSLPLLPLRDVVVYPQMVIPLFVGREKSIQALDAAMNTDKRVLLVAQREAGHDDPEGIDLFSVGTVAEIMQLLKLPDGTVKVLIEGAARVDVGSIKMAEAGYSLAEVVLRNSEPLSEREQESLVRVLLNQFEQYVKLSKKVPNEVLNSLSGIEDPSRLVDTICAHLSLKIDDKQQLLEMDRVRDRIEHLMALIESEIDLLQVEKRIRVRVKEQMEKSQREYYLNEQMKAIQKEMGELDDVPNEAEKYEQAIKAAGMPKEAQDKANQELAKLKMMAPSSAEATVVRSYLDWLVAVPWKKRTRVKHDLARAAEVLDEDHYGLEEVKERILEYLAVQKRVKKLKGPVLCLVGPPGVGKTSLGQSIARATNRKYVRLALGGVRDESEIRGHRRTYIGSLPGKMVQRMSKAGVKNPLFLLDEVDKIGMDHRGDPASALLEVLDPEQNDKFSDHYLELDYDLSETMFICTANSMNIPGPLLDRMEIIRLPGYTEDEKLAIAKRYLVPKQLKANGLKDDELTFSDASLLELIRYYSREAGVRELERQIAKVCRKVLRKRLEIQGKEGAQAPQTLAAEDIETHAGVRRYSYGLADRENQVGRVTGLAWTSVGGELLNIESVVTPGKGRINKTGSLGDVMKESVSAAHTVVRARALSLGIDPERFEKEDLHIHVPEGATPKDGPSAGIAMVTAMVSAYTGRPVRCDVAMTGEVNLRGEVMPIGGLKEKLLAARRGGIKTVLIPEENRRDLKEVPDNIKDALEIKPMAWIDEVLDAILVTNTDAQTDEKRSEDTAPVQTMVSTH
- the hupB gene encoding nucleoid-associated protein HU-beta, whose amino-acid sequence is MNKSELIEAIAASADIPKAAASRALDAMVDSVTETLKKGDSVSLVGFGTFSVKERAARTGRNPQTGKPIQISAAKVPSFKAGKALKDSVN